The DNA region CTCATTCCTCTTCCTTCGATCTCTGTAGATCCATTAATCAAAAATTGGAAGTCCCACTGGGTATTACTAATTTAATTAAGCTGAATTGCAGTGCAACAGTGTAGATCCTAAATTGCAGTCACCTCAACTATAAAGTTATCTCAGTGCACATTTTGATTGAAAAGCAACAACTGCAGTTTTATCCGtaccagagaaaaagagagacccTTCTATAAGCTGCGGTGGGTCAGTCACACCTTGCTAAACCATAATTTGGCATAATAGCTCTGTAAATACAATTCATACAAAATGCATTAAACCTAAACATAAGGCCAGTTGATTTAAAAGAAACCTGATCTGGTATGCTTTGAAGAACAAAACACTTGCAGTGCAACAGAGTTTATTAGTTTTACTCATTTGATGAGTAACCAAATATATATAAGGCTATGTGTAGAAGGTTTATTGCATGATACATGAACCTTCATGTAAATATCAAGACAAGGCAAGATATTTGCACAAGAAAAGTCTTGTCTAGAAGCACCAAAGGTTTCTCTCTGGAATCCTTCATTATTTACCCAGATAAAAGTCTATGGTAATCGATTCATAATGTGGTCCTAATTTAATCCCTTCAGAAATATGCACAGGTATCAAATAAGCCTCATCATTGTTTTAGTATGTACTACTGGACACTAAATGTACTAGTTATTTACtacaatttcaattttttaaaaatgaatcgaggaactttgaaaaaaatcaaacctgCTAGAACTACGTGATCTTCTTGAAGAACTATAACTTCTAGGGGGTGTTTcgatctctctcctttttctttttttcatctctttctctgtctctgtctcgatctctttctttgtcttttgatTTTGCTTTCTCCCCTTCTTTATCTCTTTCATggtccttttctccttcctttcctttctcttcctccttttctctgatATGTTCTTTGTCATCCTTCTCTTTGTgtccttctatctctctctccttttccttttctttgtccaAATCTTCCCTTTTGGTCTTTTTCCATATCTGatgctttctccttctcttttctttctccttgtccTTGTCTTTTTCTCGCTCCTTATCCCTATCTTTCATTCGGTCCTTCTCTCTATCCttggtcttctccttctccctctctctctccctctctccttttctctgccTCTATCTTTTTCCCTGCCGCTATCCTTTTCTCGAACTctatccttctctttttctttatctctgtctctctctctaatcttttccttttctctaatcctctctttgctttctttcctcttctccctgagaaaagaaaatatttattaattcagCTTACCTAACATTCAATGTAAGAGAGCACAAGTCAAGTAAAGTCAATTCCCAAAACTGTCCTTTAACAGGATGCACCGATTACTGATGgcagaaaaaattacaaaatagcaTCTAGCAGAGAGATAGAAAAATCAGTAAACGAAAATGATATTATGCTAACTGCTCTAACCCTCATGCCATTTGTGGTAACAGTTAAATATACAATTGGATAACATGCAATTATAATTCTATAGAAAGACATACTATTAAATTTAACTTTTATGATTACTCCTAAGCCTCTTAGTGTTTGGTGATAATATCAAAAATATGTAATAGCATTAATTATAAGAATCTCACCGAGAAGGAGAGCTGCTTCTTGATCTTCGGCGTTCTTTAGACTTTGAACGCTTTTTGAGTGGACTTTTGGATCTGCGTCTGTCCTTTGACTAGAGAGTGATCTACCACGGGATCTACTCCTGTAGCAGTAATTGTAAAGGCTAAATACTATAAATTATACTGGTTCTCTTCCTATGTTGCCTGCAttattgtgctttttaaaaaaaaaattagaacattCACAAATTACTAAACAACATGAAAAGCCAAACAATATATTCCAAAGCTAACTTCAAAGCAAAAGGCAAGTGAAATGTAGTTATTTTATGAATAATGATGACAAATTATGATAATCTTAGAATTTATCAATTTACAAAAAGGGCTATAAAATTTTTCCAAAAATACAACATTCACAGCCAGTTCAAAGCATTTGAATTTAGCATTAATTATACATTGTAACACCCCTATGTTTCCCATTTTGGGAAGGGGGAGCAAGGGAACAGAAATTGACCTGCGAAGCTTATTTGTATGCAATAAAATTATGCCAATTTTAGCAATAATCTTTACAGGTAGGATTGGGGAGAACCTAGGCTGCCTATTCCATCATAGGAGAAAGTTCAATCATAAGAGCAAGAATGTGGATTCACAGATAAGGAACGACTTTAAGAAATACATTTACTCATTAATACTTTATGTTTTTAGTAAGGTCTTAAAATTTCTGTATATATTATTGGGTGTAGAAAAATGGCTGaagataaatatgaatattaaatatgTGACACTTTCTTGGGATGAATGCTAGGGATCAAGACAGATATTTTTCATAACAATATTTCTAACAATAGTATAATGGAAGCATTTTGGTATACTCATACACAACTTCCTCATAATGTATCATTATGTTTGTGAAGTCTACGTCTAAAGAATTATTGGATTTAAAAAagcattatattttattattatttcacagGTTTTTTACAGCcattttactgtatatactcgagtataagcctagtttttcagcccactttttgggctgaaaaaagccgcctcggcttatactcgagtcagtgaaaaatttgcccgaaatggaggagaaaaagggggcggggccatgccgctgggtgacactcgtgaatggcccagtgcccctgtgagtttcccctccctctgtgtcagtttgccgcgcagcgcgcaccgcaccatcccccctcctcacgttctaatgtaatgcagggctgtcttacgattccccttcctccccctcctgccgctctgcaacgatgtcccacctcctccttgttatggcaagcagccacatagcgatgtcccacctcctctggtacagtgatccaatgataggaatcactgtgccgtgtgtcataggaggcgggacatcgctcccgcggctgcacgggacatcatcatcacagcgggacatcagcatcatgaggtgagtgaagtatttcattgaatacaccgctagtttactgtttttctttgaaataaatattcaaaaacattattggtatctatttttatttttgaaatttaccggtagctgctgcatttcccaccctaggcttatactcgagtcaataacttttccagttttttgtggtaaaattaggtgcctcggcttatattcgggtcggcctatactcgagtatatacggtactttttAATCTTGagacactttttattttttactgtttttattttctgtaacaTCGTTTTTTCTATTATACTATACAAAGCACTACAATAAAATATTgatgccacaaagaaggctcAATCTCATCTTGATCCTCCTTGGTAGAATCTCCCTCCTAACTTAATCAAAAACTGAAAGTCCCATTTGTCATCTAAATCAGTGCATTTTGATTTGACTTTTAAACCTGACTGAGTTtgtagaaatgtgtgtgtgtgcatgcgcgcgcgcAGTCTTAGCACATTGGCAAGCAACAAGCAAGGAATTCTAATCTGAATAAGAGCAAAGTTCCCAGTTCAGAATACTATAATGATGTCTAAGAAGAACTGCAAGCTTATCACCCATTGTGATAAGCCAAGATTCTTTGAAATTTTATTCTTGGCCACCATTAAACTTAATTTAGCCACAAATTAAGAGAAAGTTAATATATTTGCCTTGCATgtgaaaaatattaaatttcaCATGCAAATATAATTTAGGTACCACCTCAGGGCAACATGAAAATCTGAAAATTCATGCCATAATTTAATAGTTTCTTAACTGAACAAAATGATGTCAAAACACAGGTTCAGCTATAACACAGCAATTCCTGTAACCCTTGCTGACTAAATCTTTGGTTTATTGGACCAGCAACAGAAGTGGCAGCAGCTGAGGATGTTTTCATGTGTGCAACCCAATCCCACACATGCGCAAATAAAGCTTTGTGCGCTCGCCTACCATTTGTGCGGCCCAGTTCCCATCGAGCCACAGCTGGGTATTGGAGACACCTGCCTTAGCTGACATGGGGGAAATTCACTATAGATCTCAGAGAAGTAGAAGACTTACCTGAGTTTTGAGTGTGATCTTTTCCTTCGAGATTTTGAACTAGATCTGGATTCTGAACGTGAATGGGAACGCGATCGACCATCTTTTCTTTCACTGCTCTTTCCAGACTCTGAGAGAACAAACGACTTTGCAGTGTAAGCTCAGAATATTTAAAGATCCCAGCTAACAATCTGGCACAAGTGGAATGTACCACATATATTGCAAGGGGCCTACTCTCTGCACATCTTCCTTCTTTGTAAAAAATCCTTCAGAAACATCCAAGAAAGTCATTGCATATATTCGTTGAGTGCAGCCATCCTGCAGCAGTACACATAAACCAGATAATTATAAACAGCTAGCTAATAAGGAATGGGATTTGTTGCTGCCACAATGCACAAGATTAAAACATCTTTGGTAAAATTGATTTCAGACAGAAAACATACAAAATCTGATAGAATTTTGAAAAGATATGCAGAAATGCACATGAATAGCACTGGAATTTTATTGTCAAAGCATTGCTATAATTAAGTAGTTAATCCTCAAATCTTTAGAACATAATGGACTCATCCTGTAAGAAAGGCAATAATTCTAGAACCagtcaagaaaataaaattttgttcattccgtttttataataaaatgaaatgatagaCTGATTCATAatacatgtcctttaatattctacaAACTTAGTTAAATGGGTATGGTGCTTAAggtcatattttttttacattatttgtTGAAAATGGACTGACTAGATGTTAGCAACATCAAGAAAAACTACCAAAATAATCTGTATTATGTTTTCTGTCATTTTTAAAGGTAATCACATTTCATTCAAGTAAGGAAAACAAGAATGCTAATGttcagaatttctttttctttgtaaggTACTTAAGAAAAATTTATGGTCTGATATTTGTTTCTTACATAATCTACCAACTAATTCAGTAACTTTCATTATAAAATCAAGTTATCTCTAGATTTTGCCTGTCAGTTGTTTTCTGATGTTGTGGTAAATAACTAATTTTAACTGCATGGATTATCTTAGCAGTTTTTTATAAAGGTGAATGCTGAACAGTTTAGCTCAGGTGCAGTTTTCCCAGTCCAATAATGCTAGTTTTGACCTTTTTTCCTAATTATCATAATTTTCTGATGATTCTGGGTATTATAACTACTTCAATAAATTTAGATGTGTCCTCTAAACCCAATACCTAAAAGTAAAAAAGCAGAGCAACTTAGCACCTTACTCATCTGCACTCAAACAAAACACTGATGCTCCCAAGAAAAGTTATACTTCAATCGAAAATAATGAAGCTGCAAATGAtaatgaaaaagaaaggggaaagaatagTAATGGGTCAGGCAGTAAGAAGAAtgaaatagtatagtatagtctttattgtcattgtacaaaataaacacAAAGAAATTGGTTGTAAAAACCTGAAAGAAGAATTAAGGAGACCATGGAATGAAGATAGTTGGAAAGCTGTGAGGAGTTGGGCCAACAAaatagtactttaaaaaaaaaactattagaaATTATCCAATAGTTTGACATAGAAAAACCATGCTATCAGGTACCTTAGCTGCACATTCTTGACTATAAAGTACTAAACCACTCATCAAAATTACTGAGTCCACCAAAGAAATTCTGCCCAGGATAGCCTCTCCCTGTTTCctagaggaaaaaaatgttccaCCAAACATACATGCCAGGAGTTGCAGGGCAAGGAGAAGcctacctggctcaatagcagcgGATATAAAGACTGAGCTTCCCGTACTCTCTTCATCACTTCCTCCAACTCCTTTGCAGCAGCTTGTGGTGTCATTTCAGGTGGCTTCACTATTGCATTATTGGAGTGTTTATTCTAAATTAAACCACAGATTGTATTGAGTTATTTCACTGCATGTATGCATATGTTtcattctatctttttttttgtgcCATTGAATAAAATGGACTCATGTTATTATTAGCTCACACGGATGGTTTGGATTAGACTTTAAAACAATGAATTTGACAGATAAAACTACtgatctttttatctttttattcccTGAGGAATAATCAGTCCTTTTCTTTGCATATTGTGATATGGAGGGGGAGTTAAATCTATCAGAGATACAGAGcctataaaggtaaagatttttcTGTCctgtcatgtccaactctaggacACGATGCTCATCTTGGTtgcttagccaagggagccagcattgtccaaagatcttttttgtggtcatgtggccaacatggctATATACAAAGTCATAtcgaatactgttaccttcccaccaaagtataCCTATTTATTTGCTcacattttgcatgctttcaaactgctttgtGGGCAGGAACTGGTGTAGGAACAGGAGCTCATCCTGTTGCAcagcactcaggtctcaaacccaggctgctggattccagctgacaagctcagcatctttaactgctgaggcATTGCTCCCCTCTCCTGCCCTCATGAAAGCCTATTGCTTTTAGTAATTTTATCCTGCCTAGTTCCTCATCTCAGCTAATGAGACAGAAAACCTAATTTGCAAAACATTGTCCAAGAAAAACTTGAGACCTGCTAgtccaggggtgttaaactcaatttcattgaggaccacatcagggctgacctcgggtggtggtggtggccaaCTAAGTGGTGTGGCCATCTTGACGcccctccccaaactgctggcatgttttctCTTCACACTGGTCTGAAGCCAAGCTGGTCTGATGGTTCATCTtccattgggtagaccaggccaaagCAACACgggctggccccttacattttccaggacagccctgtgAGCCATCAGTATTTGGCACATTGCAGGCcgaatccagcccacgggccttgtgtttgataCCCCTGTGCTAGTAAAATACCCCCTTTGAACTcagatgtttttcttcttcccctttttgtCAAATCATAGTCCATAACTCCTTAACTCCTTCCATCACTTTCTCACTTCTAATTCTTTTGTTGCCTATTGCTCCTAAGtctcctcttctctccatcttcttattttcctAAGAATGCATCTGAAACCCAGAGGCATTTTGACTATCAAGATACAATTTAGCTTCAACTAACTGCTTCCTTTTGATGAAATCCAAACAAAATATTAGATCAGCAtagcattttaattttattagctATTAAGAGACACTTcctgaatgtaaaaaaagaatgtGGGAATGATGTTTACGGTAAGTTGCTTACCCTTATACATATaagatgaaacaaaaataaagccTTAAGCTGCATCTTATCCGATTGTTTCAAAATATGCCTTCAACctctaaattaaaataaactctaAATTTTACAGCATTTAATATGGTGCTTTCCAGAGAGATTACAATTTCCAAGACTCTCAAATCACTACAGTGAATGTTTAAGGTCTCTAGCACAGGAACAGGAGCCTATCAATATAGTACAGAATTGTGTCTCAATTCCCCAGCTGCCTTtatgaaaatataatatatacatagtGGGAGTTCTCTCAGATTTTTTCATTAAAAGcatctttccattcatattttatgAAATATCTCTAGTTCTACATGACAAGAATGTACTGCAATTCCTACAGGCCAGCTCTGTGCGAAATCCCCAACTTATCATGGCTCTGTCCAAACGTTATTACCTAATTATAGTAAATGTATCACTTGTTTTATTTGGACTAAAATCAATGAGTAGTTACcaataaaacatttgcattttCCCATAGACCCACAGCAGATCTATTTGTTAAGTATGTGCAATATATTGCTTAAGGAAACCCAAATTTGTGAGAATGCATACAAATGTAGGAAGAATATGTAGGCATTATGCTAGAAATAGGCAAACTAATACTCTCCAGTTGTTTTGGACTACAACTCTTACAAACTCTTTCCATTCTGGCTAATGTTGATAAAAATTTATCATAAACGTGTGTTTTTCTTACTTCAATGGTCTGTCTCCAAACACAACTCCATTAAAGGCAAGAGCTCGTAGGTACAGAATTCTGGTCAGCAAATTCCACAAAGGCAAAGCGTGTTGGCTGGGTTTCGTCACCTGCCATCCGCACAAACTTCACTTCTCCAACTTGCTTGAAAAACTCAAGCAACTGATCAGCTGTTGTAGTCTGAAGGGGGGGGAAGCAACAAACTCAAATTAAAAATAACTTGCAA from Thamnophis elegans isolate rThaEle1 chromosome 3, rThaEle1.pri, whole genome shotgun sequence includes:
- the LOC116506227 gene encoding LOW QUALITY PROTEIN: splicing regulatory glutamine/lysine-rich protein 1-like (The sequence of the model RefSeq protein was modified relative to this genomic sequence to represent the inferred CDS: inserted 8 bases in 7 codons; deleted 6 bases in 5 codons), coding for MMNSGGIGVPLGFPLTPTSVIQVTNLSSAVTSEQMRTLFGFLGDIEELRLYPPDNAPLAFSSKVCYIKFRESSSVGVAQHLTNTVFIDRALIVVPCAEGWIPDEAKALSXLAPAPTMTXLIPGGGLLPIPTPPVNSIGISLXSLGAIPATALDHNITAIGDIPXPPIMGNVDPSKIDEIRRTVYVGNLNSQTTTADQLLEFFKQVGEVKFVRMAGDETQPTRFAFVEFADQNSVPRALAFNGVVFGDRPLKFNSPSISQYAKKRTDYSSGNKKIKRSNKHSNNAIVKPPEMTPQAAAKELEEVMKRVREAQXFISAAIEPESGKSSERKDGRSRSHSRSESRSSSKSRRKRSHSKLRSRSRGRSLSSXKDRRRSKSPLKKRSKSKERRRSRSSSPSREKRKESKERIREKEKIRERDRDKEKEKDRVREKDSGREKDRGREKEREREREKEKTKDREKDRMKDRDKEREKDKDKEKEKRRRKHQIWKKTKREDLDKEKEKEREIEGHKEKDDKEHIREKEEEKGKEGEKDHERDKEGEKAKSKDKERDRDRDRERDEKKKKERXIETPPRSYSSSRRSRSSSRDRRKRNSRSPSKSPRSSKITKRKSSRTPSPRRSKKDRKTEKEKDVSNDRERERERSTSKQKSSKDKEVKEEIRYKTAIVKDKDLSKENQNSDISKAAEEEDTTIAAEIEQQQNGNCQPNEDTISVKTEDV